One stretch of Zingiber officinale cultivar Zhangliang chromosome 6B, Zo_v1.1, whole genome shotgun sequence DNA includes these proteins:
- the LOC121989036 gene encoding RNA demethylase ALKBH10B-like produces MAAVSGNAVVVPVDPLQFPVGGGGGGGNEAPRQWFVDERDGFISWMRGEFAAANAIVDLLLNHLRVTGEPGEYDHVAGCIHQRRFHWTNILHMQQYFPVVDVGYALQQVEWRKHQQTPLRYSYGPKEKDGRKSGFGHRYGHRFSGVRESHACPASCTVVSEVGNLEKNDDPIEDIKQNDVQMSSVKDSLPLSEKDGNCNPHSSEDNSCLKDGKNEFGTSDNKSEDGCVHGNQDSDCGDKTIMTSDQYGTLKEISTPKEFLARETSDGMMVNVVEGLKLYENFLDSREVTELVSLANEMRAAGHRGELPGQTLVTLKRPMKGHGREMIQLGVLINEEPIEENTILTSGERKIEVIPSMLDSIFDCLVQLQVLPVKPDFCLIDFFHEGDYSLPHTLPSWYGRPLCNLFLTDCDIVYGRTMGSDHRGDYNGSLKLNITAGSLLVMHGKSADLAKRAIPSLTKARILLTFGKFRPKKTLPSDGYISSSSSFSRYPLSRKQYGVIPANGLVQAQPAPQNISPPNGVQQLFVAGPVVAAPVLPYPLPTSIPNANSGWTMAAPPRHPTAPRLPVPGTGVFIPPGSVHFPQTQQLPGASISAEVTYVPNDLAFSGKNCTENLSFINDTSCKTSPKIATGVTEPDPECNGCLTIGNAAANPEQRNAVDEKLDSFREVAR; encoded by the exons ATGGCGGCAGTTTCCGGTAATGCGGTGGTGGTGCCGGTGGATCCGTTGCAGTTCCCAgtgggcggcggcggcggcggcgggaaTGAGGCTCCAAGGCAGTGGTTTGTGGACGAAAGGGACGGGTTCATCTCGTGGATGCGGGGGGAATTCGCGGCGGCTAATGCGATCGTTGATCTCTTGCTCAATCACCTCAGGGTTACTGGCGAGCCCGGTGAGTACGACCACGTTGCGGGCTGCATCCACCAGCGGCGATTCCACTGGACGAACATCCTCCACATGCAGCAGTATTTTCCGGTTGTGGACGTTGGCTACGCACTGCAGCAGGTGGAGTGGAGGAAACATCAGCAGACACCGCTGAGGTATTCTTACGGCCCGAAGGAGAAGGATGGGAGGAAGTCCGGTTTTGGGCATCGATACGGCCATCGTTTCAGTGGGGTTCGTGAGAGTCATGCATGTCCGGCTTCCTGCACGGTTGTATCTGAAGTTGGAAATTTGGAGAAGAATGATGACCCAATCGAAGACATAAAGCAGAACGATGTGCAGATGTCATCGGTCAAGGATTCCTTGCCTCTCAGTGAAAAGGACG GAAACTGCAATCCACATAGCTCAGAGGACAACTCTTGCCTGAAGGATGGAAAGAATGAATTTGGAACCAGTGATAATAAGTCGGAAGATGGTTGTGTGCATGGTAATCAAGATTCAGATTGTGGag ACAAGACAATTATGACTTCAGATCAATATGGAACTCTGAAAGAAATATCAACTCCAAAAGAATTCCTGGCCAGAGAAACAAGTGATGGCATGATG GTAAATGTAGTCGAGGGACTCAAACTTTATGAGAATTTTCTGGATAGCAGAGAAGTCACTGAACTTGTTTCATTAGCTAATGAAATGAGAGCTGCTGGGCACAGAGGAGAACTTCCAG GGCAAACACTTGTAACACTGAAAAGACCAATGAAGGGGCATGGTAGAGAGATGATTCAGCTAGGTGTTCTCATTAACGAAGAACCTATAGAAGAAAATACAATTCTGACCTCTGGAG AGAGGAAGATAGAGGTCATTCCTAGTATGCTTGATAGTATCTTTGACTGCTTGGTTCAGCTGCAAGTTTTGCCAGTGAAACCTGATTTCTGCTTGATTGACTTTTTCCATGAG GGCGATTATTCACTACCTCACACATTGCCATCTTGGTATGGTAGGCCACTTTGTAATTTATTTTTGACTGATTGTGACATTGTATATGGCCGAACAATGGGCTCAGATCATAGGGGAGACTACAATGGTTCTCTGAAGCTCAACATCACAGCAGG GTCTCTTCTTGTGATGCATGGGAAAAGTGCAGATCTAGCTAAACGTGCTATTCCTTCCCTTACAAAGGCACGAATACTTTTAACTTTTGGAAAATTTCGACCAAAGAAGACTCTTCCATCAGATGGCTATATCTCCAGTTCATCAAGCTTTTCGCGTTATCCATTAAGTCGTAAGCAATATGGGGTCATACCTGCTAATGGTTTGGTGCAAGCTCAGCCAGCCCCTCAAAATATTTCTCCTCCTAACGGTGTTCAACAGCTGTTTGTGGCTGGTCCGGTGGTTGCTGCTCCAGTTCTTCCTTACCCATTGCCCACCTCGATACCTAATGCCAATTCTGGGTGGACTATGGCAGCTCCTCCGAGACACCCAACTGCTCCTCGACTTCCTGTTCCAGGCACTGGAGTCTTCATTCCGCCAGGATCTGTACATTTTCCTCAAACTCAGCAGCTACCAGGGGCTTCAATTTCTGCTGAAGTTACCTATGTGCCAAACGATTTGGCCTTCTCTGGTAAAAATTGTACAGAGAATCTGAGTTTTATCAATGATACTTCTTGCAAGACCTCCCCAAAGATTGCGACAGGGGTCACTGAGCCTGATCCGGAGTGCAATGGGTGCTTGACCATTGGTAATGCGGCTGCCAACCCAGAACAGCGCAATGCTGTTGACGAGAAACTTGATTCTTTTCGAGAAGTAGCAAGATAG
- the LOC121989060 gene encoding expansin-A10-like, with product MYLLFAPPRRLFPVLFLLLHRRDLALLLLSLTLLAPPAAPHQSSSFSGSVALTEWRSAHASYYAVFDPLDTVGGACGYGDLGKSGYGMATAGLSEALFEKGAACGGCYEVRCVEELRYCLPGTSMVLTVTNFCAPNYGLPADAGGICNAPNHHILMPIQAFEKIAIWKAGVMPIQYRRVKCVREGGVRFTIDGKGFFYNVLISNVAGAGDIVAVKIKGSATGWLPMGRNWGQIWHISADLQGQALSFEVSSSDGVTLTSYNVAPKNWAFGKTYVGKQFPF from the exons ATGTATCTCTTGTTCGCTCCTCCCCGCCGCCTCTTCCCCGTTCTCTTTCTCCTTCTCCACCGCCGTGATCTAGCGCTCCTGCTGCTGTCGCTAACTCTGCTCGCACCCCCTGCCGCACCTCACCAGAGCTCATCTTTTTCCGGCAGTGTCGCCCTCACCGAATGGCGCTCCGCCCACGCCTCCTACTACGCCGTCTTCGACCCGCTCGACACCGTCG GGGGTGCGTGTGGGTACGGGGACTTGGGGAAGAGCGGGTATGGGATGGCCACCGCGGGGCTGAGCGAGGCGCTGTTTGAAAAGGGAGCGGCTTGCGGAGGATGCTACGAGGTGAGGTGTGTGGAGGAGCTTCGGTACTGCCTGCCTGGGACCTCTATGGTGCTCACCGTCACCAACTTCTGCGCCCCTAACTACGGTCTCCCTGCCGACGCCGGTGGGATCTGCAACGCTCCTAACCATCACATCCTCATGCCGATCCAGGCCTTTGAGAAGATCGCCATTTGGAAGGCCGGAGTCATGCCCATACAGTATCGCAG GGTGAAATGTGTAAGAGAAGGCGGCGTTCGCTTTACCATCGATGGCAAGGGATTCTTCTACAATGTGCTGATCAGTAATGTTGCAGGTGCAGGTGACATTGTTGCTGTGAAAATTAAGGGGTCGGCAACTGGATGGCTTCCTATGGGTCGGAATTGGGGCCAAATTTGGCACATTAGTGCTGACCTACAGGGCCAAGCACTGTCATTTGAGGTCTCCAGCAGTGATGGTGTTACTCTCACCTCCTACAATGTTGCCCCTAAGAATTGGGCTTTTGGCAAGACTTATGTGGGCAAGCAATTCCCATTCTGA
- the LOC121989045 gene encoding synaptotagmin-2-like, which yields MGFLGTVLGFFGFGWGIALGLVIGYYLFIFSQPTDVKDPEIRPLVEYDSTALEKMFPEIPLWVKNPDFDRVDWLNKFLEYMWPYLDKAICKTAKEIAKPIIAENTANYKIDSVEFETLTLGCLPPTLQGMKVYTTDEKELIMEPFLKWAGNPNVTVVVKAFGLKATAQVVDLQVFAIPRITLKPLVPNFPCFAKILVSLMEKPHVDFGLKLLGADVMSIPGLYRFVQETIKKQVAAMYLWPKTLEVPIMDPTKAMKKPVGILEVTVVQAMKLKKKDLLGKSDPYVKLTLQDDNLPAKKTTVKRSNLNPEWNEEFKFVIKDPETQVLELSVFDWEQVGKHDKMGLNIVPLKDLTPDQTKTLTLDLLKTLDPNDPQNDKSRGQMVVEVTYKPFKEGDVPNDISDEEGEMEKAPEGTPAGGGLLVAMIHEAQDLEGKHHTNPYVRILFRGETKKTKCIKKNRDPRWDEEFQFVCEEPPTNEKMHVEVVSRPPSIGIHSKEMLGHVVISLADVVNNKRINEKYHLIDSKNGRLQVELQWRTS from the exons ATGGGGTTCCTCGGCACGGTGTTGGGTTTCTTTGGCTTCGGATGGGGGATCGCCCTCGGCTTGGTCATCGGCTACTACCTGTTCATCTTCTCCCAGCCCACTGACGTCAAG gatcctgaaattcggCCACTTGTTGAATATGATTCTACTGCATTGGAGAAAATGTTTCCAGAAATTCCCTTATGGGTGAAAAATCCAGACTTTGATCGA GTTGACTGGTTAAACAAGTTTCTAGAGTATATGTGGCCGTATCTTGACAAG GCGATTTGCAAAACTGCAAAGGAGATAGCAAAACCAATTATTGCTGAGAATACTGCCAACTACAAAATTGACTCTGTCGAATTTGAAACACTCACCTTAGGTTGTTTGCCACCTACTCTTCAAG GAATGAAAGTTTACACTACTGATGAAAAGGAACTGATCATGGAACCATTTTTGAAGTGGGCTGGAAACCCTAATGTGACCGTTGTGGTTAAGGCATTTGGATTAAAAGCAACAGCACAG GTTGTAGACTTGCAAGTCTTTGCAATTCCACGGATTACATTAAAGCCGTTGGTCCCAAACTTCCCTTGTTTTGCAAAAATCCTTGTATCACTCATGGAGAAG CCTCATGTTGATTTTGGACTAAAGCTTCTAGGAGCTGATGTTATGTCAATACCTGGTCTTTACAGATTTGTTCAG GAGACCATAAAGAAGCAAGTTGCAGCCATGTACCTATGGCCTAAAACACTAGAAGTCCCGATAATGGATCCCACGAA AGCTATGAAGAAGCCCGTTGGTATTCTGGAAGTGACTGTTGTCCAGGCAATGAAATTGAAGAAGAAAGATCTTTTGGGTAAGTCGGATCCATATGTAAAGCTAACTCTTCAAGATGATAATCTGCCAGCAAAGAAGACCACTGTGAAACGTAGCAATCTTAATCCTGAGTGGAATGAGGAATTCAAGTTTGTTATCAAGGATCCAGAAACTCAAGTTCTTGAACTTAGTGTCTTTGATTGGGAGCAG GTTGGCAAACATGATAAGATGGGTTTGAATATCGTCCCACTGAAAGATCTTACCCCTGATCAGACAAAAACTCTAACTCTTGACTTGCTCAAGACCTTGGATCCAAATGATCCTCAAAATGACAAGTCACGTGGACAGATGGTTGTAGAAGTCACCTACAAGCCATTTAAGGAAGGGGACGTTCCAAATGATATCAGTgatgaagaaggagaaatggAGAAGGCACCCGAAGGCACTCCGGCGGGTGGTGGTTTGCTTGTGGCTATGATCCACGAAGCTCAAGATCTTGAAGGGAAGCATCACACAAATCCTTATGTTCGGATCCTGTTCAGAGGAGAGACAAAGAAAACTAAG TGCATCAAGAAAAATCGAGATCCAAGATGGGACGAGGAGTTTCAATTTGTTTGTGAAGAACCACCTACAAACGAAAAAATGCATGTCGAGGTAGTTAGTCGACCACCTAGTATCGGAATCCACTCCAAG GAAATGCTAGGACATGTGGTCATCAGCCTTGCGGATGTTGTCAACAACAAGAGAATCAACGAGAAGTATCATCTTATCGACTCAAAAAATGGTCGCTTGCAAGTTGAGCTGCAGTGGAGAACATCATAG